The DNA region CTCTATCGGTGGGGCGCCTCCCCGGAGAATGAAACCGCCGCGGCCGTGCAGTTATCCATCTGGGCACTGAGCTCCTCCGGCCGCGCTTGGGGTAGCCCAGGAATGGCTGAGATCCTCAACAAAGCGAAGCTGCCCGATTCGGTGGTTTCTCTAGGCAAGTCACTTACTGAGATGTCTTTAAAATACGCCGGACCATATCGAATTTCGGTTGATGTTGGTGGAAAGGTTGCCGCAACGATTGGGGTTTTGAGTGGCCAAAATACCTTAGTGCCAGGCCTAGCAGTTGCCGCTTCAGTGAGTGGTGACCTCAAACTGTCTGACCCAGATTCCACCGGCAAGACATCCTGGGTAAGTGAAGAACAGCCTCGAAGCTTCGGCATTCAGCGAACTGGTTTAGGCCAAGGTAGTCTCACCGCCGTTATTGACAAGGCACCCTGAATCGCCCCGGTGTGTCCGGAGGGTTTCTCAGACGATGAGCCTGTCGGCGGCTGCCGTGCTCTGGTAGTGATTGTAGTAGTGGTTTTCTAGCTCTACTGGTGGGATGTCTCCGCAGTACTGGTAGAGCCTTCGGTGGTTGTACCAATCGGCCCATTCAGCGGTGCCGATTTCGACTTCTTCTATAGTCCGCCAGGGCTTGCCGGGTTTGATCAGCTCGGTCTTATAAAGCCCGTTGATGGTTTCCGCCAAGACGTTGTCGTAACTATCACCCACAGAACCGATCGAGGGGCGGATACCGGCCTGGGCCAGGCGTTCGGTGAAGGCCAAGGAGGCGTATTGAGCCCCGGCATCGTGATGATGAATCACCCCGGAAATCTCAGCCCCGGCCCGTTCACGACTCCAGATTGCCTGATTAACTGCGTTGAGCACTAGCACGGTGTTCATAGAAGCACTCGCTGACCAGCCCAGGATCCTCCGAGAGTAAGCATCGATCACGAAGGCAACATAGACCCACCCGGACCAGGTCGAAACATAGGTGAAATCATCTACCCATAGCCGATCCGGTGCCGTTGGTGTGAAATCACGGCGGACCAAGTCCTTCGCTCGGGCCGCCTTCGAGTCTTTGATCGTGGTGCGTTTGACCTTGCCACGGACCGCACCCTGTATGCCAAGTAACCCCATGAGCCGTTCTACCGTGCACCTGGCCACCGGCACACCTTCACGGTTCATCGCCAACCAGACTTTCCTGGTGCCGTAAACCCCGTAATTAGCGGCATACACCTTCTGGATCACGGGCTTGAGCACCTCATCACGTTGTTCTCGGTGAGATCGTGTTTTATCCACCCATTCGTAGTACGTGGACGGGGTGGTCTTCACCCCGTCCCAGTAAGCACCTGGCAGATCGACTCGACACCCCACCGCAATCCATTATTCTCGCGGTGACCGGCATGGTCCTTGATGTATTTCACGATCAGTGTTGTGGCGGTCGAGTTCGACCGCGACAAAAGCTGAAGCACTCCGAAGGATCGCGTTCGCCCGTTTCAGCTCAGCGTTCTCACGCCGTAACCGTTTCAGCTCGGCCGATTCCGTGCTCGTTGTTCCAGTTCTAGTACCAACATCGATCTCGGCTTGCCGGACCCATTTACGCACCGTTTCCGGCACACCCACACCCAAAAGCTGGGCAACTTTTTGCATCGCCGCCCACTCCGAAGATGCACCCTCCATCTCCGCCACCATGCGCACCGTATGATCCTTCAACTCCTGCGGATACCGTGTCGTAGTTTTCCCTGCCATGTCCTGATCCTCTCAAACAAGAAAGTCTCCGGACACACCGGGGCGATTCACTGGGCCGAACGAATTGAAGCCTCTAGTGTGCGCCCTGTGTCAGCCAAAGACTACGTCAAACCATGGCAGTCGCGGTTTGGTGTAGCTGCAGAAACAACGCTTAGACCGTGGCAACCCAGAATCGACACAGAGCTTTCAGCCCATAAAATCGCGCCCGGCGCTTCCGTCGCAGATCGCATCTCTGTTACCGGCATGCCGGGCCTGGGCGGCTCGAAACTAGGCTCCGACTCCACCGACAATGTGGACCTGGTGATGTACGGTCCGCTGCCGGGCATTCCGCAGAAAGCCGCTGAGATTCCACCGAATAGTCCGGTATTCCAACAAACTAGCGCAGCCTTAACCGGCAGCGCAGAAACTCGAATTACCAGCGTCGATTTCAAACCTTTTCAACAGGCAGGTTGTTACACCGTGGTGGCAACGATCAAAGCTTCCACTTTGGCGCTCGAGGCGCGGAGCGCATTTGGCGAACAAAGCGAAACCGTCTGCGTCGAAGCAAGTACGCCGCCCAGCCCGGCAGTTTCAGCTGCTACAACCGCTGCAGTTGGAACCGAACTAGCGCTAACTGGCCCGCAAAATCAACAGAACATCCTGGCGTGGGCAGCAGCATTACTGGGAATAGGAACAGCTTGCGGAATCTTAAACTTGGCGACGCCAGCGTACTCACCGGTCGCAGCGCAGCTAAATCTCTCCGCCCGGAGATCAGCGAGCTTTCAACCCGTGCAAAATTAGGCTAATCACGGCTTCAAGTTCATCGCTGATCTCCGGACGGGACCATCGATCGGCAAAAGTCGGCGAATGAAAAGCAATCGTGGCATAGAAAATCGCCTGCGCGGCGCTCTTGGCATCCAGTTCGACAAATCCACCGTCACGGATCCCGGCTAAAACCAAGGCTTCCAGCTGAGCTATCAAATCGGCCAGGTGTTCTTCCACCACAGCTGCATTCTGCTCCTGAACCAGAGCTGAATAATTGTGAAAGAGTTCCGGGTCATCCAAGGCTTTACGTTTCTTCGCCGCTGCTAGCGTCCGGATCCATTGCGCTAATCGATCCGCTGCTGGTCCATCCGCATCAATCAGCTCAGCCAATCCTGCGTGGGCCCGTTCAAGCCAGCGTTCGGTCACCGCTTCACGTAAAGCAAGCTTCGAAGGGAAATGACGATAGACACTGCCATGACTCACGCCCAAAGCACGAGCAACATCGACGACGGTCGCCTTACTAGGGCCGTACTTACGCAGGACATCTTCTGTCGCCAGCAAAATTGCCTCTTTTGTCAGCGGCCCATCGTCGGTCATTGCCTAATCGTGCTCCCTCAAATATTTAGCGTTCGCTGTCCAACATTGCCATCTGCGATTCGTCATACCGGCTTCCGGCTGCTGCATCTGCAGGGATCGCAGCCTCAATGGTCACAATATCCTCGGCGCTCAATACCAGCTCCTTCTCGCCAAGCGATTCGTTCAATCGTTCCCTGGTACGCGCGCCCACCAAAGGAACAATATCGGCACCTTGAGCCGCCACCCAGGCAATGGCGATTTGGGCGACCGAAACTCCACGGGCCACCGCAACTCCACGAAGCGCCTCAACTAGCCGGAGATTATGGTCGAGATTATCGCCTTGAAAGCGGGGCGAGTAAGCTCGGAAATCCGTCTCATCGGCCGTACGATCCGCACGCCAGTGCCCTGAAAGTAGGCCTCGAGAAAGGACTCCATACGCGGTGACCCCAATGCCTAATTCTCTCAATACCGGCAAAATTTTAGCTTCGATGCTGCGTGAAATTAGTGAATACTCAATCTGCAAATCAGCAATCGGATGCACTGCTGCGGCTCGACGAATCGTGTCTACGCCTACCTCAGATAAGCCAATGTGTCGAACAAATCCTGCTTCGACTAACTCGGCCATGGCCCCAATCGTGTCTTCGATCGGCACGTTTGGATCGAGTCGGGCGGGTCGGTAAATATACATAATCTGTACCGAGACGCTGCAAGCTATGCGCCAGGAAGTTCTTGAGCGCGGCTGGACTAGTGTCCATTCCAGCCCAACCACCAGCAGGGTCGCGTAGCACGCCAAATTTGACGCTGATTTGCAGCTTCTCGCGCGGCAGCTCACGCAGCGCCTCACCGATAAGCATCTCGTTATGCCCAGAACCGTAAAAATCTCCAGTATCTAGGAGCGATATGCCGGCGTCGACCGCGGCATGAATCGTAGCAAGGGATTCAGCTCGGTCTGACGGGCCGTACATGCCGGACATACTCATACAGCCGAGACCGATCGGTGAAACTGTAGGTCCGGTGTTGCCAAGTTGACGTAATTCCATGAATTGACTCCTGAGCGAAGCGGAAAGGGTACGTCAACAAGACTAACCATTGGACTGACAGGAATCAATATCTGTCAGTCCAATGGTTGACGCCTATTTTTTAGTGAGCTGGAACGATCTCCCGCACTGACTTAATCCTTCGATTCTTCAGCACCGGCAAAAACTCGCGCACTTCTTCGATGCGTTTCACGGTGACTTCAGCTGTAGCAAGGCTTTCCGGCTCTTCGTCAAGGAACGCAGCGGGCACACCCATCGGATCGAGAATCACCGAATGACCAATGCAATGTGGGCTCATCGAGCCTGCCGCAGCCACCCAACAAGTGTTTTCAATCGCCCGGGCTTTCAACAGAGTCTCCCAGTGATCTACCTTGTGTTCGCCTTTAAACCAGGCAGCCGGAACGCAGATAAGGTCAACATCTTGCTCCGCAAGCGCACGGGCCAGTTCCGGGAACCGCAAGTCGTAGCAGGTCATCATGCCCACGTTGAGCTCGCCGACCCGCACAACTGTCAGCCCGCTATTGCCAGGCATGATGCGTTTGGACTCCTGATAGGAAAACGCGTCATAAAGGTGCAATTTCCGGTACGTTCCAAGAATCGCACCATCAGACCCAACCGCAACCAAGGTGTTGAAAGGTCGTTCCTCGCCACTGGACTCGTAGCCGCCAGCGATAATTGCAATCTTGTGCTCCGCCGCGATAAGTGTCAGCTGTTGCACGAAGACACTCCAGCCAGCATCTACCGCGCTACGAAAATCACCCGCCACTTTGCCAAGAGTAAACATCGCTTCTTCCGGGAAAAGGATGAGTTCGCTACCATCTTGAGCTGCCTCAGCTGCCAGACGGCGCATCGCTTCGATGTTGCCGTCAACATCCCCTACCGGACTAAACTGACCGACGCTGACCTTCATCTGATGACCTCTTCCCCTATAGGTTGCGCTCAGGTGAGCTTTCCTGAGGCCAGAATAACCAATAAAACTGGCAAGCCGCTTGTTGATTACCCGTCGATCAAGTCGTGCACGACGATTGTTTGATCTCGATCCGGACCAACACCAATGGCTGAGAATCTAGTCCCAGACATCTTTTCCAACTCCAGCACGTAATTTCGCGCATTCTCCGGCAGATCATCCAGCGTTTTAGCCCCGCTGATGTCTTCAGTCCAACCATCTAAGTATTCAAAAATTGGCTTCGCGTGGTGGAACTCAGTCTGAGTCATCGGCATTTCTTCGTGCCGTACGCCGTCGACGTCGTACGCGACACAAACCGGAATTTTTTCAATGCCAGTCAGCACGTCCAGCTTGGTGACAAAGTAGTCCGTGAACCCGTTGATTCGCGCGGCGTGCCGAGCCAAAACGGCGTCATACCAACCACAGCGACGTGGCCGCCCAGTGTTGACGCCAAACTCGCCGCCAGTCTTTTGCAGGTACTCGCCCATCTCATCGAAGAGCTCAGTAGGAAACGGACCGGCGCCAACTCTCGTCGTGTAAGCCTTGATGATGCCGACCACACGCGTAATCCGAGTCGGACCAATGCCTGATCCCACCGAAGAGCCGCCCGCGGTCGGATTCGATGACGTGACAAAGGGGTAAGTGCCATGGTCAACGTCAAGATAGGTCGCTTGGCCACCCTCCATCAACACAACTTTGCCGTCGTCGAGCGCGTTGTTGAGTTCAATCGTGGAGTCAATCACCAACGGCTGCAAGCGCTCAGCAAAGCCCAGGAAGTACGCAACGATCTCTTCAACGTCAATGGCTCGGCGGTTGTATACCTTGACCAATAGCTCATTCTTCTGAGCTAGCGAGCCTTCAACCTTTTGCCGCAGGATTGATTCATCAAAAACGTCCTGCACACGAATGCCAAGGCGGGCGACTTTGTCCATATAGGCTGGGCCGATTCCACGACCGGTGGTGCCAATGGCACGCTTACCCAAGAAGCGCTCGGTTACCTTATCTAGCACTTGGTGATACGGCGCAACGAGGTGCGCATTAGCGGAGACTCGAAGCTTCGAAGTATCCGCGCCACGAGCCTTAAGCGCGTCGATCTCATCGAAGAGCGCTTCCAAATTCACCACGCAACCATTTCCAATAATCGGAATGGCATTCGGGCTCAAAATACCGGCGGGAAGGAGCTTGAGCTCGTACTTCTCACCATTGACAACGACGGTGTGGCCGGCATTGTTTCCGCCGTTGGGTTTGACGACGTAGTCCACGCGCCCACCCAGTAGATCTGTTGCCTTGCCTTTGCCTTCATCGCCCCATTGGGCTCCGACGATCACGATAGCTGGCATGGGTATCTCCCCCATTCATTGCGTGCACCTTCGGCATCGGCCAACTGGCAGCCGATGAATCCTGCAATGCCCGCACACGAAAATGCCCCTGCGCTCTTTGACTGTCCGTCCAAACTGTTCAGCTTGGACGAGCTGTCCGTAAGAGGTTCGGGGCTCTTACTCACCAAGTTTAGCCGAAACTGTGCTGCGGAGTTGGCAGCTAAGTGCGGATTGGCACTTATTCCTTGGTAATCCCGGTGAAATCCTGCTGACGGCTAGCGCTCAGCTAACTCTCGGCGGATTAACATCACGGCTAAATAACCTCTGAACCGCGGTCACCTCCAACGGCAACCTCAGGCTCACAAAGGAACTCATCATGCGATTTAGCGCAATCAGCTCAGTTCTGCTCAGTGTTTCAGCACTTGCTCTAGCAGCTGCCACCCCGGTATCTGCTTCGCCCGTGCAATCCACGCCGACGGCGTTTGCCCCCACCCAGGTTTCCGAGACGAAATCTTCGGCTGGATTTGGCTCCACCAGCACAGTTTGGGGCGGCTACACCGTGAGCAACGGCACGACCAGAGCTGTCACTGGGTCACTGAGCGGCAGCGATTTCTCCATCAACTACAAACACGGCTGACTTCAGCGATTAAGTTCGATGCCGAGAGCCCCAGGCTGGCAAGGGTCAGGTACTCTCGGCATCGGTTCATTGGCAGGTCTGAACCTCGCAGCACCGACGGCCAAACCACCGACTTCTGGATTGAGCGGCTAACATTTTGCACAGGAACGAATGATGGGGGGACGGTATGTCGAATGCAACACACAGCCTTAGTGGCAATCTTTCTCGGGTACTGCCGCGCCTGATGCGCCGCGACCCGCACGAGTCACACCGAACAGCCACCCTGTGCGTGCCAGTGGCAATATTTTTTTCTTTGTTTGGCTACTCATCGTTCGTCCGCAATGCACCGCGCTGACCAACGTCGCGATGCCTGCCGCCGTGCTCATCGTGCTGAGCGTTTTTGCACCCTACTCATTGCAAATTACTGCCGCGGTGCTCGTTGTGCTCGTCGCCTTGCTGACCGTGCATACCGCGCCAAGGCGGACGATGCATCTTGCCTGATTTCTTCCCACTGAGTCAGCGAGCTCAGTGGGAAGAAATGACTATGTCCCACCGAGTTCGCTGACTCAGTGGGACATAGTTTTGATTCTCAGAACTGAACCTAGCCTTCGAGGGCGGCAATCGCCTTCGGATCGGAATCATTCAAGAACACGGTAATCCGTTCGGCTTCCTCAGCTTCGCCAA from Renibacterium salmoninarum ATCC 33209 includes:
- a CDS encoding carbon-nitrogen hydrolase family protein, yielding MKVSVGQFSPVGDVDGNIEAMRRLAAEAAQDGSELILFPEEAMFTLGKVAGDFRSAVDAGWSVFVQQLTLIAAEHKIAIIAGGYESSGEERPFNTLVAVGSDGAILGTYRKLHLYDAFSYQESKRIMPGNSGLTVVRVGELNVGMMTCYDLRFPELARALAEQDVDLICVPAAWFKGEHKVDHWETLLKARAIENTCWVAAAGSMSPHCIGHSVILDPMGVPAAFLDEEPESLATAEVTVKRIEEVREFLPVLKNRRIKSVREIVPAH
- a CDS encoding adenylosuccinate synthase; its protein translation is MPAIVIVGAQWGDEGKGKATDLLGGRVDYVVKPNGGNNAGHTVVVNGEKYELKLLPAGILSPNAIPIIGNGCVVNLEALFDEIDALKARGADTSKLRVSANAHLVAPYHQVLDKVTERFLGKRAIGTTGRGIGPAYMDKVARLGIRVQDVFDESILRQKVEGSLAQKNELLVKVYNRRAIDVEEIVAYFLGFAERLQPLVIDSTIELNNALDDGKVVLMEGGQATYLDVDHGTYPFVTSSNPTAGGSSVGSGIGPTRITRVVGIIKAYTTRVGAGPFPTELFDEMGEYLQKTGGEFGVNTGRPRRCGWYDAVLARHAARINGFTDYFVTKLDVLTGIEKIPVCVAYDVDGVRHEEMPMTQTEFHHAKPIFEYLDGWTEDISGAKTLDDLPENARNYVLELEKMSGTRFSAIGVGPDRDQTIVVHDLIDG
- a CDS encoding aldo/keto reductase; this encodes MAELVEAGFVRHIGLSEVGVDTIRRAAAVHPIADLQIEYSLISRSIEAKILPVLRELGIGVTAYGVLSRGLLSGHWRADRTADETDFRAYSPRFQGDNLDHNLRLVEALRGVAVARGVSVAQIAIAWVAAQGADIVPLVGARTRERLNESLGEKELVLSAEDIVTIEAAIPADAAAGSRYDESQMAMLDSER
- a CDS encoding TetR family transcriptional regulator, whose amino-acid sequence is MTDDGPLTKEAILLATEDVLRKYGPSKATVVDVARALGVSHGSVYRHFPSKLALREAVTERWLERAHAGLAELIDADGPAADRLAQWIRTLAAAKKRKALDDPELFHNYSALVQEQNAAVVEEHLADLIAQLEALVLAGIRDGGFVELDAKSAAQAIFYATIAFHSPTFADRWSRPEISDELEAVISLILHGLKAR
- a CDS encoding aldo/keto reductase gives rise to the protein MELRQLGNTGPTVSPIGLGCMSMSGMYGPSDRAESLATIHAAVDAGISLLDTGDFYGSGHNEMLIGEALRELPREKLQISVKFGVLRDPAGGWAGMDTSPAALKNFLAHSLQRLGTDYVYLPTRPTRSKRADRRHDWGHGRVSRSRICSTHWLI